In Cellulomonas wangsupingiae, the genomic window ACGCGACCGGCGTGCTCGGGAGGGATGCCGGGGCCGTGGTCGCGGACCTCGAGCACCGCGGTGCGGTCGTCGGCACCCGCACCGACCGCGATCTCGACGGGCGTGGCCGGCGGCGTGTGCCGTGCGGCGTTGCCGACGAGGTTGGCCAGCACCTGCCGCAGCCTCTCCTCGTCCCCGAGCACGACGCGCGGGCCCGTCACCCCGTCCAGCGACTCCAGGCGCACCCGCCGCTGCGGGTCGAGGGCCCGCAGGTCGCTCACGGCGTCGGCCGCCAGCACCGTGAGGTCGACGGGGCGCACCTTGCCGCGGCGCCCCTCGTCGAGGCGGGCGAGCGCCAGCAGGTCCTCGACCAGCGAGCCCATGCGCGTCGCGGACTCCTCGATGCGGTGCATCGTGTCCGTGACCTGCTCCTGCGTCGTCAGCGCCCCCATCCCGTACAGCTCGGCGTACCCGCGGACCGCGGCGAGCGGCGTGCGGAGCTCGTGCGACGCGTCGGCCACGAAACGGCGCATGCGCGCCTCGGAGGCCGTGCGCGCGTCGAACGCCTCCTCGATCTGCGTGAGCATCCCGTTGAGCGCGACACCGAGGCGGCCGACCTCGGTGGACTCCGGGGCGACGGGCACGCGCTGCGACAGGTCGCCGGCGGCGATCTTGGCCGCCGTCCGCTCGATCTCGCCCAGGGGCCGCAGCGAGCGGCGCACCGCCCAGCCGCCGACGAGCACGCCGGCGGCGACGATGAGCACGCCGGACGCCGCGAGCGTCCACGCCATGGCGACGACCGTGGCGTGGATGTCCTTCAGCGGCAGGCCGACGACGACCGACCCGGTGGTGCCGTCGGGGGCCTGGAACGGGTAGGCGACGACGCGCCACGTCGAGCCGGCCTTCGTCGACGGCACGGTGAACGGCGTGCCCCGGACGGCGGACGCCTCGGCGGCCGTGAGGTCGGCGACGCGCGGCATGCCGTACGCCTCCTGTGCCGCGTGGGTGACCAGGGGCGCCTCGTCGCCGGGCGTCTGCACGCGCACGTAGTAGTCCGTGGGGACGAGCCGGCCGCCGCCCATGCTGAGGAACACGAGGGCGTCCTCGGCGACGGCCTGCCCCTCGGTGGCCAGCTTCTCGTCCACCGGGGTCAGCAGGCTGCGCTCGAGCAGCGTCGTGGCGGTGACGGCCGCGACCACGAGGCCGGTGCCGAGCAGCACGGCCGTGATCGTGACGAGCCGCCGGTGCAGCGACGTCGCGCGCCACGTCGCGCGCACCCTCGCGAGCGCCCCCTCGTGCCGGGGCGCGCGGGCGTCGGCGGGCGGGCCGGGCGCGGGCGCGTCGGACGGGTCGTCCCGGGCGGGCTCGCCGTCCGGCGCCGTGCGACCGCTCACGTCGACTCGCGCAGCAGGTAGCCGACCCCGCGGCGGGTGTGGATCAAGGGCGGCAGGCGGTTGCCGTCCGCGTCGGTGAGGTGGTCGATCTTGCGGCGCAGGTAGGAGATGTACGACTCCACGATGTTCGCGTCGCCGCCCCAGTCGTACTGCCACACGTGGTCGAGGATCTGCGTCTTGGACAGCACCCGCTGCGGGTTGAGCATGAGGTACCGCAGCAGCTTGAACTCGGTGGGGGACAGCTCCACCTCGTGGCCCGCGCGGCGCACCTCGTGCGTGTCGTCGTCGAGCTCGAGGTCCGCGTAGCGCAGGACGTGGGCGTCCAGGCCGTCGTCGGGGCTGGTCCGGCGCAGGATCGCGCGGATGCGGGCGACGACCTCCTCGAGGCTGAACGGCTTGGTGACGTAGTCGTCGCCGCCGACCGTCAGGCCCTGCACCTTGTCCGCCGTGTCGTCACGGGCGGTGAGGAACAGCACCGGCACGTGGTGGCCCTTCTCGCGCAGGCGGCGGGTGACGGTGAAGCCGTCCATGTCCGGCAGCATGACGTCGAGCACCACGAGGTCCGGGTCCGTGTCGCGGGCCAGTCGGAGGGCCGAGCCGCCGTCCGCGGCCGCGTGCACCTCGAAGCCGGCGAAGCGCAGGGACGTCGCGAGGAGCTCGCGGATGTTCGGCTCGTCGTCCACGACGAGCAGCCGGGCCTCGGGCGTGCTGGACGCGCTGGTCATGCTCCCAGTCTCGCGCCGATTCCTGGGAGTCGCCTGGGCGTGCGCCGACCGTGCACGGCGCGCCGGAACGGTCGATCGGGGGCGAACCCGCCGATTCGTGATGGACATGTGACCTGGACTTTCGGCGGGCGGGCCGTCGGCCGCTACCGTGGAAATGTGACCGTTCACTTCAGCGACCTCGCGCTCGCCGCCGCCGACGCGGGGCCCGTCCCCCGCGTGACCGTCGTGCAGAGCGCTCCCGACGTGGACCTCGACCGCTTCGCCGAGTGGCTCACCGGGGTCGACGTCCGCCTCGTGCGCGCCGACCTCGGTGACCCGCTGCCCGGCCCGACGGAGGTCGGCGAGGGCCTGCTCGTGCTCGGCGGCCAGATGTCCGCGCGCGACGACGAGGCCGCGCCGTGGCTGCGGCCCCTGCGGGACCTGCTCGCCGTGGTGAGCGCGACCGACGTGCCGGCCCTCGGCATCTGCCTGGGCGCACAGCTGCTCGCCGTGGCTCGCGGCGGACGCGTCGAGGTGGCCGCGCCCCCGGGGCGGGAGGCCGGCGTCGTCGACGTCCGCTGGCGGCCGGAGGCCTCGAGCGACGCGCTCGTCGGGCCGCTCGTGGAGCTCGCGGGCGCGGCCCGGACGAGCCCGCTGCCGAGCATGCACGCCGACGCGGTCGTCGACCTGCCGCGCGGTGCCGTGTGGCTCGCGTCGTCCTCGACGTACCCGTTCCAGGCGTTCCGGATCGGCAGCGCGTGGGGCGTGCAGTTCCACCCGGAGGCCGGCGCCGCGACGATGCGTGCCTGGGCCGACGCGAACGACGACGTCGACACCGGGGCGGTCGTCGAGGGCATGGACGCGCGCGGTGACGAGATCGAGGCCGCCGGGCGCGCCCTCGCCCGGGCGTTCGTCGCTCTCGTGCGCGAGCGCGCGGCGGTCCGCCGCGTCCCCGCCTGACCCGCCCGCACCGACGACGACGGCCCCGACCCTGCACGGGTCGGGGCCGTCGCTGCGTCAGGAGTCCTGCGTGCCGGTGCCGACCGGCGGGGTGACCGTGGTCGCCTCGATCTGCCGCGGCGCGCTGCCCTGCTTGAGCGCGGCCAGGCGCGCCTCGATCTCGATCTCGGCACCCGCCGACTCGAGCTCGGCGAACTGCGAGTCGAGCGAGGACGCGGCCAGCTCGGCCTGCCCCATCGCGTAGGCCTCCTCGCGGCGGACCTTCTCCTCGAAGCGCGCGATCTCGCTGGTCGGGTCCAGGACGTTGATCGAGCCGATCGCCTCCTGCACCTGGCGCTGCGCCTGCGCGGACTTCTGCCGCGCGACGAGCGAGTCCCGGCGCTGCTTGAGCTGACCGAGCTTGTCCTTCATCTGCGCGAGGCCCGACTTGAGGCGCTCGACCGTCTCGCGCTGCGAGGCGATGACCGGCTCGGCGTCCCGCGCCTCCTGCTCGGCCGTGAGCTGCTTGCCGAGCGCCACCTTGGCGAGGTTGTCGAACTTGTCGGCGTTCGCCGTGTCGCCCGCGGCGCGGAACTGGTCGGCGCGCGACGACGCGGCCAGCGCCTTCTGTCCCCAGTCGCGCGACGCGGCGACGTCCTCGTTGTAGTCCTGCTCGGCCAGGCGCAGGTTGCCGATGGACTGGGCGATGGCCTTCTCGGCGTCGGCGATGGAGCTCGTGAAGTCCCGCACGAGCTGGTCGAGCATCTTCTGCGGGTCCTCGGCCTGGTCGATGAGGGCGTTGATGTTCGCGCGCGTCAGCTGCGCGATCCGCCCGAAGATGGACTGCTTCTCGGTCATCGTGTCGTGCCCTCCCTTGGTGCCGACCCGGACGGTCCGCCCGGTGTCACGTGCCGCGGTCGCCGACGTCGGCCACCGCCTGAGTCTGTCGCGCCAGGTGGTGCCGCGCGGCCGGCGGCTCAGAACCCGCCGCCGCGTCCGCCGCCGCCGAAGCCGCCGCCGCCGAATCCGCCACCGCGACCGCCGCCGCCGAAGCCGCCGCCGCCCCAGCTGCCACCGCCGCCGCCCCAGCCGCCGCCGCCGCGTCCGCCGCCGCGCAGGATCGAGTCGATGAGGATGCCGCCGAGGATCATGCCGCCGACGTCCATCCCGCCGCCGGGCCCCTCGCCGCGACCGTCGTCGTGCCGCTGGGCGTTCTCGACGTCGATCTGCGCGAGCCGCTGCGCCTCGGAGGCGAGCCTCTCACCCTGCTGCGCCGTGGCCAGGGCCGCCTCCGGGTCGGACGCGCGCTGGTCGAGCGCGCGCAGCCGCAGGCGGTCGGCCTCCGCCAGGCGGGTGCGGGCCTGGGGCCCGACGGCCCCGCGGCGCGTGCTGACGTAGTCGGTGGTCGCGCGCACCGCGGAGTCGAGCCGACCGAGCGTGTCGTCCAGCAGCGCCCGCGCCCGCCGGCCGCGCTCCTCGGCGTCGCGCCGCGGTGCCAGCGCCGCGTCGAGCGCCGCCTCGGCAGCCGTGAGGCGACGCAGCGCCGCGAGCGGGTCGCCCGTGCCGGCGCGCGCGTCGGTGGCCTGCTCGACGGCCTCGCGCGCCTCGCGGACGTGGGCTGCGACCTGCGGGTCGCCGGGGGCGAGCCGCTCGGCGTCGGCGAGGTCGGACGTGATGGACCGGGTGCCGGCGTCGAGGCGTGCACCGGCGGCGGCGAGCTCGCCGTCGGCCGTGTCGACCGCGTCGAGCAGCGTCGCGGCCTGCGCCAGGGCCTCCTCGGCGGCACGGGCGAACCCGACGGCGCCGCCCTTGTCCCCTGTGGCGGAGCGCTCACGGGCCTGCGTCAGCACGGGGCCCACGTCGTCGAGCAGACGCGCGGCCTGCTCGGGGTTGCCGGCGACGGACCCGAGCGCGTCGGGGGAGTACCGCGCGCCGAGGGCGGTCACGGCGGCGCGGGCCGGCTCGACCCGGGCGCGCAGCCGGTCCGCCTCGCGCTGGTGCGCCTCGATCGCGTCGTCGACGCGGGCCTCGATGGCCCGCAGGCGGTCGAACGCCTCCTTCTGCTCCTCGAGCCGGTCCTCGACCTGGCCGCACAGCCGCAGGATCTGCGCGGACGTGGCGCGGACCTGCGCCTCGGTGTCCGGGACGTCGTCGTCGAGCGTCTGGCGCAGCCGGAACGCCTCGGTGAGCGTGTGCTTGCCCTGGGTGAGGACGGTCTCGAACTCGCGGGTGGAGTCGCCGCCGAACTGCGCCTGCGCGAAGCCCAGCTCCTCCTCGGAGGACCGCAGCGCGTCGTCCAGGGCGACGAGCGCGGACGCCGACCGGCGGTCCAGCTCGGCCGTCGGCAGGGCCGCGTACTCGTCGGCGGCGGTCGCCACGCGCGTCGCCCCGGCGGTGTCGCGCAGGACGCCGGCGGGCTGCGGGCTGCGGCGCCGCAGGAACGTGAACAGCAGGACCGCGCCGATCACGACGAACCCCAGGAGCAGCAGGGCCGTCAGGGCGCCGCCCGACGAGGACCCCTCGGAGCGGCCGGTGGACCCGCCCGCCGCGGACACGATGCCGTCGGCCGCCGTGATCGCGGCCCCGTCCCAGTCGTCGGCGCCCAGCTCGTCGCGCACGTCCGACGCGACGTCGTCGAGCTGTGCGGACGTGATCGTGCCCAGCGAGGTCGGTGCGAGGGTGAAGTCCCGGTCCTCGACGGCGACGGCGAGCACCGCGTCGCTGCTGCCGAGCCCGGAGATCTCGGCCGCGTCGGCGACCCACGCGTTGGCGGACAGCCCGTCGAAGGAGTCGACGTACACGACCGTCAACCGGTACGGCGTCTGCTCGCCCACCTGGTCGACGGCGTCGCGCACCGCGGCGACGTCGTCCAGCACGCCGGCCCGGTCGATCACCCGGCTGGACAGGTCGAAGGGCGCCTCGGCGGCTGCGGAGCCCGCACCCGCGACGACGAGCGTCGCGCCCACCGCGAGGGCGGCCAGCGGGGTCAGGGCACGACGAGCTGCTCGCACGTGTCGATCCTTTCTCAGGGTGTCACCGGTGGCAACGCAGGCGTGGCCCCGGGGGTTCCGTGACCGACGCGGAGGGCGGGCGGTGCGCACCCGCTCACGGCATGGCGGCCGGGGGCACCGGCTCGTCGGGGGACCCGCGGTCCCGCCGCAGCGCCCGCTGGTCGACGTCGCCCCGTCGCACCAGGGTGAGCGGGCGGGCCGTGAGGACGCGGGCCGCCGGGGGGAACCGTCACCGCGCCGCGCCCACGTCCTCGGCGTCGACGATCGTGTACGAGTACCCCTGCTCCGCGAGGAACCGCTGGCGGTGGGCGGCGAACTCCTGGTCGACGGTGTCGCGCGCGACGACCGTGTAGAAGTGCGCCGTCTTGCCGTCGGCCTTGGGGCGCATGATCCGCCCGAGCCGCTGCGCCTCCTCCTGGCGGGACCCGAACGACCCCGACACCTGGATCGCGACCGAGGCCTCGGGCAGGTCGATCGAGAAGTTGGCGACCTTGGAGACCACGAGCGTGGTGATCTCGCCGGTGCGGAACGCGTCGAACAGTCGCTGCCGCTCGCGCACCGTGGTCTCGCCGGTGATGAGGTCGGCGCCGAGGTGCTCGGCCAGGTCGTGCAGCTGGTCGAGGTACTGGCCGATCACCAGCGTCTGCTCGCCGGTGTGCTTGGCGATGAGCGCGTCGACGACCCGGTTCTTGCCGGCGGCGGTGGCGGCCAGGCGGTACCGGTCCTCGGGTTCCGCGGTCGCGTACGTCATGCGCTCGTGGTCGGGCAGCGTCAGGCGGACCTCGGTGCACTCGGCGGGGGCGATGTAGCCCTGCGACTCGATGTCCTTCCACGGTGCGTCGAACCGCTTGGGCCCGATGAGCGAGAACACCTCGTCCTCGCGCCCGTCCTCGCGCACGAGCGTCGCGGTCAGCCCGAGGCGGCGGCGCGCCTGCAGGTCGGCCGTCATGCGGAAGATCGGCGCGGGCAGCAGGTGCACCTCGTCGTAGACGATGAGGCCCCAGTCGCGCGCGTCGAGCAGCTCGAGGTGCGTGTAGACGCCCTTCCGCTTGGTCGTCAGCACCTGGTACGTCGCGATGGTGACGGGCCGGACGTCCTTGCGGGTGCCGGAGTACTCGCCGATCTCGTCCTCGGTCAGGGTCGTGCGCTTCACGAGCTCGTCGCGCCACTGCCGGGCGGACACGGTGTTGGTCACCAGGATGAGCGTCGTCGTGGAGGACCGTGCCATCGCACCGGCGCCCACGAGCGTCTTGCCGGCGCCGCAGGGCAGCACGACGACCCCGGAGCCGCCGTGGAAGAACCCGTCGACGGCCTGCTGCTGGTAGGGCCGCAGCGCCCAGCCGTCCTGCTGCAACTCGATCGGGTGCGCCTCGCCGTTCACGTACCCCGCGAGGTCCTCGGCCGGCCAGCCGAGCTTGACGAGCACCTGCTTGAGGTGGCCGCGCTCGGAGGGGTGGACGACGACGTCGGTCGCGTCGAGGCGGTCGCCGAACAGGCCGGCCGTGCGCCGCGACTTCATGACCTCGGCCAGCACGGCGGCGTCCAGCGCGTGCAGCACGAGCCCGTGCACGGGGTCCTGGACGAGCTGCAGGCGGCCGTAGCGGGACATCGTCTCGGCGACGTCCACGAGCAGCGCGTGCGGCACGGGGTACCGGCTGAACTCCAGCAGGGTGTCGACGACCTGCTCGGCGTCGTGCCCGGCGGCGCGCGCGTTCCACAGGCCCAGCGGCGTCAGCCGGTAGGTGTGGACGTGCTCGGGGGCGCGCTCGAGCTCGGCGAACGGGGCGATGGCGCGGCGGCACGCGTCGGCCTGGTCGTGGTCGACCTCCAGCAGGAGGGTCTTGTCGGACTGGACGATCAACGGGCCGTCGGGCACTCGGTCCTCCGTGGGGTGGGGGGTGGGGCAGGTCAGGGGGTCGTGGCGTCGACCGGCGTGACGTCGGCGATGCGGTGGACCGCGACGGTGAGCTCCGCCTCGCGGCGGGGGTCCAGGGCGCGCAGCCGCCCGCCCTCGACCTTCAGGGGCCGCACGAGCCGGCGCTCGGCACGGCCGTCGGCACCGACCATCTCGACCCAGACGGACGCGCGGGCCTGGACGGCCTCACGCAGGACCACCAACACGTCGCCCGGCTCCGATGTTCCGGCGGCGGGGCGGGAGGCCGCGCGAGTCGGGGCGCCGGTGCTCCCCGCGCCGCGGGCGGGCGCCGCCACGCGGGGTCGGTCGGCCGGTGGCCGGTGCGTCGGGACGACGCCCGCCCCTGCGGCCCCGGGCACCTCGGAGGTGTCGGAGCGCCGGAGCGTCGCGACGACGGACACGGCGCGCTCGGCCGACGGACGCTCGGCCACCGGCGCGGACCGCCGGGCGCGCGCGCGGGTCCGGCGCTCGGGGGCGACGGCGTGCACGACGGCACCGCGCGCGTCCTCCGCGACGGGCGCCAGGCCGCGCGAGCGCAGCGCGTCGAGGAGCTCGGCCGGGGCGGCGTCCGCGACGAGCACCGTGGGCGCGAGCAGGCGCAGCCGGAGCGACGCGAGGCGGGGGTCGTCGGCCAGGCCGGCGAGCAGCGCGGGGTCGTCGGCGCGCACGTACGACGACGCGGCACCGGCCCGCACGCGGCCGTGGCGCCGGGCGACGTCCCGCACCAGGTACTCCAGCGGCTGCGGGACGCGGCCGCGTGCCGCGGCGGACAGCCGCGCGAGCAGGTCGTCGGCCGTGGTCCCTGCGTCGAGCGCGCGCAGCACCGACGCGGAGGTGAACCGCACCGTGACGGCCCCGCCGCGCGACTCGACGTCGGCGGCACGGTCCAGCAGGTCCTCGAGGTCCTCACCCGGCCGCCCGGGGACGACGCCCGTCAGGTCGCCCTGCAGGAGGATCTCGTCGACCGGCGCCGGCAGGTCGGCGGCCAGGGCTGCCGCCGCGTCCGCGGGGCCGGCCCCGGTCGCGGCCGGCTGCGCACCGGACTCGACGAGCAGCGCGCGGCCCGCCGACGCCAGCGCACCGGCGCCGAGCACGCCCAGGCGCGTCGCGTCGGTGAGCACCGCCTCGACGGCCGACAGCGGCGGCACGGACCGCGGCGACCGCCATCGCAGGGCCTCGTGGACGTCCTGCGCGCTCGGCGCGGCACCGGCGGGTGCGGCGGCGAGCACGTCGAGCACCGCGCGCCGCAGCCGCGGCACCCACGGCCGGGCCAGCTCGGGGTCCAGCGCCGCGCGCAGCGCCCCGCGCTCGTCGCGGCCGCCGACGAGCCACGGCGTGCGGGCCGAGACGAGCCACGCCCGCGCGACGGTCGCCCACCGCTGCGGCACGTCCTGCGCGGCCCAGACGTCCGCCTCCAGCGTGGGGACGAACGACGGGGCCTCCTCGCCGTCGTCGGCGAGCAGGCCCGCGGACGCGGCGGCCTCCACCAGCCAGGCCGCCTCGGCGTCGTCGACGTCGAGGCCCTGCGCCGTGCGGCGCAGGTCGCGCGCGCCCAGGCCGCCGGACCGCAGCACCCCGGGCGGCTGCTGCTCCCAGCGGACGAGCAGCTGGCGGACCAGCCGCACGGTCCGCTCGGCCGCGGCGGCGGACTCGGCCGCGACGAGCGCGGCGTCGCGCACCGGCGCGTCGTCGAACGTCGGCGCCAGCGCGGGGGAGCGGTGCGTGCGGCCCGCACGCAGCGCGAGCGCGACGTGCCGTGGCAGCAGGACGTGCCGCTCGTCGGCGCGGACCAGCAGGTCGTGCGCCACGAGCCAGGCGACCGCGTCGCCGGCGGCCGTGCCCGGCGGGGGCACGAGGCCCACGGGCGGGCCCCACAGGAGCGCGTCCAGGACCTGGGCGGCGCCCGCGGGTGCGTCGGTGAGGAGCGCGACGGGGTCGTCGGCGGTGGGCGCGGCGTCGGCGGACGGCGGGGCCAGGCCGGCCGCGGAGGCGCCCAGCGCGTCACCGACGCCCGGCGCGGCGTGCAGCGCGCCGTCGTCGTCGGGCCACAGCAGCGCGAGCGCGACGGCGTCGTCCAGGGCCCGGTCGACCGCGGGTGCCTCGGCCGGCCCGGCGCCGACGGCCGCCCTCACGTCGGCGCGCGACGGCGCGACGGCCCCCGGCGTGGCCGTCAGCACCACGACGGACTCCACGACCTGCAGGACGAGCCCGTCGACCCACGTCAGCACGCGGTCGAGGCTCGAGCGGCTGGTGGCGCGCGCCGCGAGCGACGCGAGGGTCGCCGGGTGCGGCGTGGCCAGGTCAGGACGTCGCACGAGCAGCGCGACGAGCTCGTCGTCGCTGCGTGCGCGCAGGTACCCGGTGAACGTGGCCATCCGCACCACGATACGTGCGCGCACCGCCACCGGCCCACGTGGGCACGGGCCCCGCGGTCCCGCCGGGTCCCGTGCCGGGGCCGCGCCGGCCTGTGGCAGGGTGACGGCATGGCTCTGGACGAGGGAACGCTGGCGGCACTCCGGGACGACGCGGCGCGCGAGCTGCCGCGGACCACCGAGCTGCGCCACGCGCTGCACCGCGTCCCCGAGCTGGGCCTGGACCTGCCGCTCACGCAGCGGCTCGTGCTGGACGCGCTCGCCGACCTCGACCTCGAGGTGCACCCCGGCCGGGGCCTGTCCTCGGTCACGGCCGTGCTGCGCGGCGGCCTGCCGGGGCCCGCGGTCCTGCTGCGCGGCGACATGGACGCGCTGCCCGTCACCGAGGAGCCGGACGGCGACCTCGTGTCCGGGCACCCGGGCGTCATGCACGCCTGCGGGCACGACATGCACGTCGCCGGCCTCGTGGGCGCGGCGCGCGTGCTCGCGGCGCGGCGCGACGAGATCGCGGGGTCCGTCGTCCTGATGTTCCAGCCCGGCGAGGAGGGCCACGGCGGAGCGCGCCTCATGATCGACGAGGGCGTGCTCGACGCGGCCGGCAGCCGCGTCGTCGGCGCGTACGGCGTGCACGTGATGGCGTCGACGATCCCGGTGGGGGTCGTCGCGTCGCGCCCCGGCACCCTCATGGCGGCGTCCGACACCGTGCGCGTCACCGTCCACGGCCGCGGCGGGCACGGGTCCAAGCCGTACCTCGCGGCCGACCCCGTGCCGGTGGCCGCCGAGATCGTCCTGGCGCTGCAGACCATGGTGACGCGGCAGTTCGACGTCTTCGACCCCGTCGTGGTGACGGTCGGCCGGATCCAGGCGGGTACCACGGACAACGTCATCCCCGACCTCGCGCACCTCGACGCGACGGTCCGCACGTTCAGCCCGGCCACGCACGCGGCCGTCCCCGAGCGCATCGCCCGCGTGTGCGAGCACGTCGCCGCGGCGCACGGGCTGACCGCGACGGTCGACTACGAGCGCGGGTACCCGGTGACAGTCAACGACGCGACCGAGGTCGAGCGGGCGCGCCGTGTGACGCGCGGCCTGTTCGGGGACGACGCGTGGCTCGACGCGGAGGCGCCGGTGCCCGGTGCGGAGGACTTCTCGTACGTGCTGGAGCAGGTGCCCGGGGCCTTCGTGTTCGTCGGGGCGACGCCCGTCGGGCAGGACCCGGCCACGGCGGACTACAACCACTCCCCGCGGGCCCGCTTCGCCGACGACGCCCTCGTCACCGCGTCCGCGGTGCTGGCCGCGCTCGCCCTCGACCGTCTGGCGCAGGCGGCCGGCTGACCGCACCACCCGCCGGCGGCCGTGCCGCCGGCGTCAGGCGTGCGCGACGCAGGTCGTCGCGGTGGGCCGTGCCGCGAGCCGGTCGTCGTCGATCGGCTCGCCATCGACGGCGCACCTGCCGTACGTCCCGGCGGCCAGCCGCGCGAGCGCCGCGTCGACCTCGGCCAGCCGGCGGTGCGCACCGCCGGCCAGCGCCTCGAGCTGCGCGCGCTCGAAGGCGATGGTCGCGCCCTCCGGGTCGTGCTCGTCGTCGACGTTCGCCCCGCGCGCGGCGTCGACCACGTCCCGGTGGGCGTCACCCAGGCCGGACAGCCGCGCGAGCGCGTCCTCCCGCAGGGCCAGCAGCAGCGCGCGTGCCCGCTCGTCGTCCACCCCGCCGGTCTACCACCGGCGCTACCGCGGCGCAGGAGCGGGTGCGGCGGGCGTCCCGGTGGGCGACGGCGGCGCGGCCAGCAGCCCCACGACGCGCGCGTGCGCGTCCCGGGCGTCGGAGCCGCTGCGGGCGAACGCCTGCGCGACCTCCTCGACCCGGGCCTGCAGGCGCTGGGCCTCGCGCTCGACGAACGCGGCCCCACGCTCGGCGCGCTCGGCGTCCGCACGCGAGCGCGCCGCGCGACGGGACGCGCGGACGCCGGCCGCGACGGAGAACGCGACCGCGGCCGTCCCGTACAGCCAGCCCAGGTCGCTTGGGTCGACGGCCGTGGCGACCCACAGGAGCACGGCCGCGAGCGCGCAGCCGATCGTCACCTGCTTCTCGCGCGGCGTGAGCGGGTGCACGGGTGCCGTGATGCGGCGCAGCGCCTCCTCGCGGCCCTCCACGACCGTCTGCCGCGGGCGGGCCCGCAGCGTCACGCCGGCGGCGGCCACCTCCAGGTCCTCGGGCGCCGGCACGGTCGCGTCGGCGAGGAGACGGTCCGCCACCGCGGCCAGCCACGGGGCGCACGCGTCGCGCACCAGCGCCCCGACGTCGTCGCGGCGGTCCAGCGCGTCCTGCCGCAGGAGCGTGAGCAGGTCGCCCGCCGGGGCGTCCCAGGCCGGACCCGGTGCGCCCGTGCCGGTCACGACGGCCTCCAGCTCGGCGGCCCGCACCATGAGGTCGCGCTCCTCCTCCGCACCTTCGTCGACGAGCGCGCGCAGCACGGCCACGAGCTCGGCGACGGTCGCGTCCGCGTCGTCCTGCGCGGTGACGTCGGACCCGGCGTCGGTCCCCGCGTCGGCCGGTGCGTCGGCCGGTGCGTCGGCCGGCGTCCCGGCGTCGGTCCCCGGGGCGCCGCTCTCGACCAGCTCCCGCAGCGTCACCAGCGCGGCGGCCGCGCGACGCACCCGGGCGACCTCCAGGGTCCCCGTGCCGTCGGCGCGCGGGTCCCGGACGTCCCCCTGCACGTGGGCGGCCCAGTCGTCGACGGTCTCCTGCACGGTCGCGGCCGGCACGGCGGCGACGGCCGCGCGCAGCCGGTCGAGCAGCGTCGCGCGGGCGTCGGCCCCCAGGCGGCCCTCCGCCGCGGCGACCCACACGGCACGCTGCGCGCGGGTGACCGGGCGCGCGACGTCGATCGTGCCCAGTGCGTCGGCCGACCACCGCGCCACGAGGTCCGCCCGCCCGCACGCGGCGCCCGCGACCGTCAGGAAGGTCGCCGTCCGGCGCAGGTCGATGGACGCGGCCCGCTGCGCCGCGCCGTCGTCGTCGGGGCCCAGCACCGCCAGCGCGTCGGCGAGCCAGTAGCCGGGTGCGGCGGGCGCTCCCGCGACGTCGAGCACGGGGCCCGTGGGGGCCGACGGCGTCCCCAGCGCCACGAGCCGGGCGCGCGTCGCCTGCCGCACGAGCGCCGGGCCGGCGACGAGCGACAGCTGGTCGCGCAGCGAGCTGAGCTCGACGAACGCGTCGAACGCCTCGGTCAGTCGCGTCAGGCGGGTCTCGATCGAGCCGCGCAGCGAGGCCAGGTCGCTGCGCATCGCCGACGCGGCACGGTGCTGGGACGACAGCGACGCCCGCAGGCGCTCGACGTCCCAGCTCAGCGCGTGGAGGCGCTGGGACTGGGCGTGGTCGGACTCCTGGGTCCACGTGCTGAACGGGTGATCCGTCATGTTCCGGGCTCCTCGAGGTCGGCGGCGACCCTAGCGAGTGGTGGCGCCGTGGCGGGTGCGTTTCACCCGGTCGGGTGCCGCCGGCCGGTGCGAGCCCGGGCGTGCGTCCGGCCCTCCGGAGCGTGAAGCCGGGTGGGGCCGGTAGCCTGGTCA contains:
- a CDS encoding sensor histidine kinase; this encodes MSGRTAPDGEPARDDPSDAPAPGPPADARAPRHEGALARVRATWRATSLHRRLVTITAVLLGTGLVVAAVTATTLLERSLLTPVDEKLATEGQAVAEDALVFLSMGGGRLVPTDYYVRVQTPGDEAPLVTHAAQEAYGMPRVADLTAAEASAVRGTPFTVPSTKAGSTWRVVAYPFQAPDGTTGSVVVGLPLKDIHATVVAMAWTLAASGVLIVAAGVLVGGWAVRRSLRPLGEIERTAAKIAAGDLSQRVPVAPESTEVGRLGVALNGMLTQIEEAFDARTASEARMRRFVADASHELRTPLAAVRGYAELYGMGALTTQEQVTDTMHRIEESATRMGSLVEDLLALARLDEGRRGKVRPVDLTVLAADAVSDLRALDPQRRVRLESLDGVTGPRVVLGDEERLRQVLANLVGNAARHTPPATPVEIAVGAGADDRTAVLEVRDHGPGIPPEHAGRVFERFYRVDASRTRDSGGSGLGMAIVAAIVESHGGHVGVHETPGGGATVRVELPVDGPPVGGSTDAGTAPGTRDGTGTHPA
- a CDS encoding response regulator transcription factor — translated: MTSASSTPEARLLVVDDEPNIRELLATSLRFAGFEVHAAADGGSALRLARDTDPDLVVLDVMLPDMDGFTVTRRLREKGHHVPVLFLTARDDTADKVQGLTVGGDDYVTKPFSLEEVVARIRAILRRTSPDDGLDAHVLRYADLELDDDTHEVRRAGHEVELSPTEFKLLRYLMLNPQRVLSKTQILDHVWQYDWGGDANIVESYISYLRRKIDHLTDADGNRLPPLIHTRRGVGYLLREST
- a CDS encoding type 1 glutamine amidotransferase — protein: MTVHFSDLALAAADAGPVPRVTVVQSAPDVDLDRFAEWLTGVDVRLVRADLGDPLPGPTEVGEGLLVLGGQMSARDDEAAPWLRPLRDLLAVVSATDVPALGICLGAQLLAVARGGRVEVAAPPGREAGVVDVRWRPEASSDALVGPLVELAGAARTSPLPSMHADAVVDLPRGAVWLASSSTYPFQAFRIGSAWGVQFHPEAGAATMRAWADANDDVDTGAVVEGMDARGDEIEAAGRALARAFVALVRERAAVRRVPA
- a CDS encoding PspA/IM30 family protein; protein product: MTEKQSIFGRIAQLTRANINALIDQAEDPQKMLDQLVRDFTSSIADAEKAIAQSIGNLRLAEQDYNEDVAASRDWGQKALAASSRADQFRAAGDTANADKFDNLAKVALGKQLTAEQEARDAEPVIASQRETVERLKSGLAQMKDKLGQLKQRRDSLVARQKSAQAQRQVQEAIGSINVLDPTSEIARFEEKVRREEAYAMGQAELAASSLDSQFAELESAGAEIEIEARLAALKQGSAPRQIEATTVTPPVGTGTQDS
- a CDS encoding TPM domain-containing protein, which translates into the protein MRAARRALTPLAALAVGATLVVAGAGSAAAEAPFDLSSRVIDRAGVLDDVAAVRDAVDQVGEQTPYRLTVVYVDSFDGLSANAWVADAAEISGLGSSDAVLAVAVEDRDFTLAPTSLGTITSAQLDDVASDVRDELGADDWDGAAITAADGIVSAAGGSTGRSEGSSSGGALTALLLLGFVVIGAVLLFTFLRRRSPQPAGVLRDTAGATRVATAADEYAALPTAELDRRSASALVALDDALRSSEEELGFAQAQFGGDSTREFETVLTQGKHTLTEAFRLRQTLDDDVPDTEAQVRATSAQILRLCGQVEDRLEEQKEAFDRLRAIEARVDDAIEAHQREADRLRARVEPARAAVTALGARYSPDALGSVAGNPEQAARLLDDVGPVLTQARERSATGDKGGAVGFARAAEEALAQAATLLDAVDTADGELAAAGARLDAGTRSITSDLADAERLAPGDPQVAAHVREAREAVEQATDARAGTGDPLAALRRLTAAEAALDAALAPRRDAEERGRRARALLDDTLGRLDSAVRATTDYVSTRRGAVGPQARTRLAEADRLRLRALDQRASDPEAALATAQQGERLASEAQRLAQIDVENAQRHDDGRGEGPGGGMDVGGMILGGILIDSILRGGGRGGGGWGGGGGSWGGGGFGGGGRGGGFGGGGFGGGGRGGGF